A window of Trichoderma atroviride chromosome 3, complete sequence contains these coding sequences:
- a CDS encoding uncharacterized protein (EggNog:ENOG41~TransMembrane:12 (i12-36o71-90i102-122o128-146i158-180o192-211i288-307o319-337i344-365o377-399i419-437o449-469i)) codes for MAIAMGWHKPDNVAGSSAPAIMVGLFVASGGLLFGYDTGAINGILAMNEFKEKFGTCKNQPDRDDICAKDSALIVAILSVGTAIGSLLAAPAGDMLGRRRSMLLAVGIFCIGAICQVCAEALPALLVGRALAGLGVGAVSVLVPLYQSEMAPKWIRGTLVCAYQLSITIGLLGASIINIATSKLHSSAAYRIPLGLQLVPALVLTAGLMLLPETPRFLVKQGKKDAAGLSLSRLRRLDITHPALIDELQEIVANHQYELSLGPDTYKEIFVGSPHLGRRTLTGCGIQMLQQLTGINFIMYYSTTFFGGSGVDSPYTKSLIIQVINVVSTFVGVFVIESWGRRRLLIVGAIGMACCQLLMASFAAAAGESLKSASATILIVFCSINIFFFAASWGPVAWVVTSEIYPLKVRAKSMSISTFSNWVLNFGIGYSTPFMIGNGPGTAGFGTKIFFIWGTFCILAVIFVWAMVYETSKISLEQIDEMYERVDHAWHSRQFEPSWSFQQLLDEGWSASAQPPPDHELQTTSSQSSADTTLGDSNSVTIHNSHGDGNEITTASSDENKESIPTMAHVDFSY; via the exons ATGGCCATCGCCATGGGCTGGCACAAGCCCGACAATGTCGCTGGctcgtcggcgccggcgaTCATGGTCGGCCTCTTTGTCGCTTCCGGTGGCCTGCTCTTTGGCTATGATACTGG GGCCATCAATGGCATTCTCGCCATGAACGAATTCAAGGAAAAGTTCGGCACGTGTAAAAACCAGCCCGACAGAGACGACATCTGCGCCAAGGACTCGGCCCTCATCGTCGCCATTCTCAGCGTGGGCACAGCAATCGGGTCCCTCCTCGCCGCTCCCGCCGGTGATATGCTTGGTCGACGACGGAGCATGCTCCTCGCCGTTGGCATCTTTTGTATTGGCGCTATTTGCCAGGTCTGTGCCGAGGCATTGCCAGCCTTGTTGGTCGGAAG AGCCCTGGCTGGACTCGGCGTTGGTGCTGTGTCGGTCCTTGTTCCACTGTATCAATCAGAAATGGCTCCAAAATGGATCCGTGGTACTCTGGTTTGCGCCTATCAGCTCTCCATCACTATAGGGCTCCTAGGTgcatccatcatcaacattgCCACCTCCAAACTCCACTCATCGGCCGCCTACCGAATCCCTCTTGGCCTTCAACTTGTTCCCGCTCTCGTTCTCACCGCTGGCCTCATGCTCCTCCCCGAAACTCCCCGGTTTTTGGTCAAGCAAGGCAAGAAAGACGCTGCCGGTCTTTCACTCAGTCGTCTCCGACGTCTCGACATCACTCACCCGGCTCTTATTGACGAACTCCAGGAAATCGTCGCTAATCACCAGTACGAATTGAGCTTAGGTCCAGACACCTACAAGGAGATTTTTGTAGGCTCTCCTCATCTAGGACGGCGAACCTTGACTGGGTGCGGTATCCAAATGCTTCAACAGCTTACTGGAATCAACTTCATCATGTACTACAGCACTACGTTTTTCGGCGGTTCTGGCGTTGACAGCCCCTATACCAAGTCGCTCATCATTCAAGTCATCAACGTTGTATCTACGTTTGTCGGTGTCTTTGTCATCGAGTCCTGGGGTCGGCGGAGGTTGCTCATTGTAGGCGCCATTGGTATGGCTTGCTGTCAACTGCTCATGGCATCATTTGCGGCCGCCGCTGGTGAAAGTCTCAAGTCAGCCTCCGCTACGATACTCATCGTTTTCTGctccatcaacatcttcttcttcgctgcctCCTGGGGCCCCGTGGCATGGGTCGTAACATCGGAGATTTATCCCCTAAAAGTTCGTGCAAAATCAATGTCTATTTCGACATTTTCCAACTGGGTGCTCAATTTCGGCATTGGATACAGTACACCGTTCATGATAGGGAATGGTCCCGGCACTGCTGGTTTTGGAACCAAgattttcttcatctgggGGACCTTTTGCATTCTCGCAGTCATATTTGTATGGGCCATGGTCTATGAAACGAGCAAAATCAGTCTGGAACAGATTGACGAGATGTACGAACGAGTGGACCATGCCTGGCACAGCAGACAATTCGAGCCTAGCTGGAGCTTCCAGCAACTGCTTGACGAAGGATGGTCGGCCAGCGCGCAGCCTCCTCCAGATCACGAATTACAAACAACATCTTCACAATCCAGCGCTGATACCACGCTCGGTGATTCAAACTCAGTCACCATCCACAATagccatggtgatggcaaCGAAATAACGACAGCGTCCTCGgatgaaaacaaagagtCTATACCCACCATGGCACACGTTGATTTTAGCTACTAA
- a CDS encoding uncharacterized protein (EggNog:ENOG41~TransMembrane:8 (i12-31o43-62i139-158o170-188i195-216o228-250i270-288o300-320i)) has protein sequence MNANHLFRAINGILAMNEFKEKFGTCKNQPDRDDICAKDSALIVAILSVGTAIGSLLAAPAGDMLGRRRSMLLAVGIFCIGAICQVCAEALPALLVGRALAGLGVGAVSVLVPLYQSEMAPKWIRGTLVCAYQLSITIGLLGASIINIATSKLHSSAAYRIPLGLQLVPALVLTAGLMLLPETPRFLVKQGKKDAAGLSLSRLRRLDITHPALIDELQEIVANHQYELSLGPDTYKEIFVGSPHLGRRTLTGCGIQMLQQLTGINFIMYYSTTFFGGSGVDSPYTKSLIIQVINVVSTFVGVFVIESWGRRRLLIVGAIGMACCQLLMASFAAAAGESLKSASATILIVFCSINIFFFAASWGPVAWVVTSEIYPLKVRAKSMSISTFSNWVLNFGIGYSTPFMIGNGPGTAGFGTKIFFIWGTFCILAVIFVWAMVYETSKISLEQIDEMYERVDHAWHSRQFEPSWSFQQLLDEGWSASAQPPPDHELQTTSSQSSADTTLGDSNSVTIHNSHGDGNEITTASSDENKESIPTMAHVDFSY, from the exons ATGAATGCTAATCATCTATTCAGGGCCATCAATGGCATTCTCGCCATGAACGAATTCAAGGAAAAGTTCGGCACGTGTAAAAACCAGCCCGACAGAGACGACATCTGCGCCAAGGACTCGGCCCTCATCGTCGCCATTCTCAGCGTGGGCACAGCAATCGGGTCCCTCCTCGCCGCTCCCGCCGGTGATATGCTTGGTCGACGACGGAGCATGCTCCTCGCCGTTGGCATCTTTTGTATTGGCGCTATTTGCCAGGTCTGTGCCGAGGCATTGCCAGCCTTGTTGGTCGGAAG AGCCCTGGCTGGACTCGGCGTTGGTGCTGTGTCGGTCCTTGTTCCACTGTATCAATCAGAAATGGCTCCAAAATGGATCCGTGGTACTCTGGTTTGCGCCTATCAGCTCTCCATCACTATAGGGCTCCTAGGTgcatccatcatcaacattgCCACCTCCAAACTCCACTCATCGGCCGCCTACCGAATCCCTCTTGGCCTTCAACTTGTTCCCGCTCTCGTTCTCACCGCTGGCCTCATGCTCCTCCCCGAAACTCCCCGGTTTTTGGTCAAGCAAGGCAAGAAAGACGCTGCCGGTCTTTCACTCAGTCGTCTCCGACGTCTCGACATCACTCACCCGGCTCTTATTGACGAACTCCAGGAAATCGTCGCTAATCACCAGTACGAATTGAGCTTAGGTCCAGACACCTACAAGGAGATTTTTGTAGGCTCTCCTCATCTAGGACGGCGAACCTTGACTGGGTGCGGTATCCAAATGCTTCAACAGCTTACTGGAATCAACTTCATCATGTACTACAGCACTACGTTTTTCGGCGGTTCTGGCGTTGACAGCCCCTATACCAAGTCGCTCATCATTCAAGTCATCAACGTTGTATCTACGTTTGTCGGTGTCTTTGTCATCGAGTCCTGGGGTCGGCGGAGGTTGCTCATTGTAGGCGCCATTGGTATGGCTTGCTGTCAACTGCTCATGGCATCATTTGCGGCCGCCGCTGGTGAAAGTCTCAAGTCAGCCTCCGCTACGATACTCATCGTTTTCTGctccatcaacatcttcttcttcgctgcctCCTGGGGCCCCGTGGCATGGGTCGTAACATCGGAGATTTATCCCCTAAAAGTTCGTGCAAAATCAATGTCTATTTCGACATTTTCCAACTGGGTGCTCAATTTCGGCATTGGATACAGTACACCGTTCATGATAGGGAATGGTCCCGGCACTGCTGGTTTTGGAACCAAgattttcttcatctgggGGACCTTTTGCATTCTCGCAGTCATATTTGTATGGGCCATGGTCTATGAAACGAGCAAAATCAGTCTGGAACAGATTGACGAGATGTACGAACGAGTGGACCATGCCTGGCACAGCAGACAATTCGAGCCTAGCTGGAGCTTCCAGCAACTGCTTGACGAAGGATGGTCGGCCAGCGCGCAGCCTCCTCCAGATCACGAATTACAAACAACATCTTCACAATCCAGCGCTGATACCACGCTCGGTGATTCAAACTCAGTCACCATCCACAATagccatggtgatggcaaCGAAATAACGACAGCGTCCTCGgatgaaaacaaagagtCTATACCCACCATGGCACACGTTGATTTTAGCTACTAA
- a CDS encoding uncharacterized protein (EggNog:ENOG41~TransMembrane:11 (o40-59i71-91o97-115i127-149o161-180i257-276o288-306i313-334o346-368i388-406o418-438i)), which produces MAPKWIRGTLVCAYQLSITIGLLGASIINIATSKLHSSAAYRIPLGLQLVPALVLTAGLMLLPETPRFLVKQGKKDAAGLSLSRLRRLDITHPALIDELQEIVANHQYELSLGPDTYKEIFVGSPHLGRRTLTGCGIQMLQQLTGINFIMYYSTTFFGGSGVDSPYTKSLIIQVINVVSTFVGVFVIESWGRRRLLIVGAIGMACCQLLMASFAAAAGESLKSASATILIVFCSINIFFFAASWGPVAWVVTSEIYPLKVRAKSMSISTFSNWVLNFGIGYSTPFMIGNGPGTAGFGTKIFFIWGTFCILAVIFVWAMVYETSKISLEQIDEMYERVDHAWHSRQFEPSWSFQQLLDEGWSASAQPPPDHELQTTSSQSSADTTLGDSNSVTIHNSHGDGNEITTASSDENKESIPTMAHVDFSY; this is translated from the coding sequence ATGGCTCCAAAATGGATCCGTGGTACTCTGGTTTGCGCCTATCAGCTCTCCATCACTATAGGGCTCCTAGGTgcatccatcatcaacattgCCACCTCCAAACTCCACTCATCGGCCGCCTACCGAATCCCTCTTGGCCTTCAACTTGTTCCCGCTCTCGTTCTCACCGCTGGCCTCATGCTCCTCCCCGAAACTCCCCGGTTTTTGGTCAAGCAAGGCAAGAAAGACGCTGCCGGTCTTTCACTCAGTCGTCTCCGACGTCTCGACATCACTCACCCGGCTCTTATTGACGAACTCCAGGAAATCGTCGCTAATCACCAGTACGAATTGAGCTTAGGTCCAGACACCTACAAGGAGATTTTTGTAGGCTCTCCTCATCTAGGACGGCGAACCTTGACTGGGTGCGGTATCCAAATGCTTCAACAGCTTACTGGAATCAACTTCATCATGTACTACAGCACTACGTTTTTCGGCGGTTCTGGCGTTGACAGCCCCTATACCAAGTCGCTCATCATTCAAGTCATCAACGTTGTATCTACGTTTGTCGGTGTCTTTGTCATCGAGTCCTGGGGTCGGCGGAGGTTGCTCATTGTAGGCGCCATTGGTATGGCTTGCTGTCAACTGCTCATGGCATCATTTGCGGCCGCCGCTGGTGAAAGTCTCAAGTCAGCCTCCGCTACGATACTCATCGTTTTCTGctccatcaacatcttcttcttcgctgcctCCTGGGGCCCCGTGGCATGGGTCGTAACATCGGAGATTTATCCCCTAAAAGTTCGTGCAAAATCAATGTCTATTTCGACATTTTCCAACTGGGTGCTCAATTTCGGCATTGGATACAGTACACCGTTCATGATAGGGAATGGTCCCGGCACTGCTGGTTTTGGAACCAAgattttcttcatctgggGGACCTTTTGCATTCTCGCAGTCATATTTGTATGGGCCATGGTCTATGAAACGAGCAAAATCAGTCTGGAACAGATTGACGAGATGTACGAACGAGTGGACCATGCCTGGCACAGCAGACAATTCGAGCCTAGCTGGAGCTTCCAGCAACTGCTTGACGAAGGATGGTCGGCCAGCGCGCAGCCTCCTCCAGATCACGAATTACAAACAACATCTTCACAATCCAGCGCTGATACCACGCTCGGTGATTCAAACTCAGTCACCATCCACAATagccatggtgatggcaaCGAAATAACGACAGCGTCCTCGgatgaaaacaaagagtCTATACCCACCATGGCACACGTTGATTTTAGCTACTAA